aacttgaatttttatgtagtaattcgataaaaatcagTGACTGTCATcctattgaaattattcatttagtcTCCAcatgatatttaattttccaaatgactttggaaattcaatagttcagtgaaaaatcccTGATTTCAGGACCGAAGGGGTAAACCAGGATAACTCTTTGAgtgatatctccgaatctaacgGAAATAGCAAACTATTTGTCATAACATTTATTATAGCTCTTAATTCactccacaaaaaatgttataataaatattttgctgTCTCTCTTatattccgagatattcattaaaaaccgATCAACACTCCAAGGTGTCCATTGTCCAAATTTTCCtaaatattccatttattttttcattgcaaaTTAAACTCATTTGACAACATTTTAAACTGAGatgtcaatgaaatttcaatgaaatgtctgTCAATGAAAAGTCTAAAAACATTgcaaataaatatctcaaagAATTTTGTAATCCGAGCGCTGCATAAAAAATTTCGGAATAAACTTGATACGGTCCCATCCGGAAAAGCCGTATCGAGTAAAAATGCAGTGTAAACACTTGTTATCGACTCGACGTATTAAAATCAAAGCGAACTCGATCCTTTCTCCTATAACTACTGACGTTGCATTTTATTCCCATGTGGCTCGTAATATTTTCCGCAAAATCATTGCACCTCCCGTGAAGATAATGACTTCGCATGATTCTCCGATCTCGCTGATCCCtctcacccccacccccctaGCCCCAATTGTTTATCCACTGAATGATGTAATAATTGTTACAGATTTGACGAGGGCCTGAAACGTGCTGTATTGCTGAACACACGTGGTACCAAACAAATGCTCGAATTGGCCAAAGATATGAAACACTTGAAGCTATTTGCTCACATCAGCACAGCTTATTGTCACTTGGAGGAGAAAGTATGTACATGGGACTATTAATAACCATCAGTGACCTATTTTGTAAACATTTAACAATTGCAAAATACATCGTTGAATAAGAAATTGTGATGggcgaggagggggggggggcgcagAGAGGTTTCAAAACCGCAAATGAAGAGAAAGATAAATCATGAGAATTGTTAGTAAAATTAtcgttttaattttaaaaaatatatttttttaatcgttatttttagtaataaaaaatggaagattGAACTGAtaattcgattaattttttatctactttagaaatacgaaaaaatcggattTACTGAATAAGTACTGCGCACACAGTAAAATCGCACAAAGGGCACAAAACTCAAATTTCTCTCGAGATTATGCGGAATGAAATTCGTTTGATGAATCGAGAGGTTGAGAGGAGACTTAAACTTTACCGAAGTGTCTGGTTaatggatatttatttttcctacaGGTGCTTCAGGAAAAACCGTATCCACCACCAGCGGATCcccacaaaataataaaatgtgtGGAATGGATGGAAGACGACGTTGTCGAGGCTATGACCGataaaattctgggaaaattgCCAAACACCTATGCTTTCACGAAAGCATTGTCCGAGGGACTTGTAGAGGAGGCCATGGCCGATATTCCAGCCATCATTCTCCGGTAATTGGGCTTTTGCATGTCATTTTAtgtgatgaaatttttatttttaaatgacatgaaaaatgaagaaatgccTGGTCACCGAAAGAAAAAACACTCGACACTAATATTTTTATCCCACTGTACCTTCAAAAATACtgtaatcaattttttgttagtcaaacaaaattgtttatgtgaaatttttcactgaaacaaATTTCCAGAGAAACTAATCAAAATctcttttttaataaaattcattcgacTGAGGACGAGTCAGTGATGAATATCTTATAAAGTAAAGGAaaccacaaataaaaaaaaaatcacagttCGCATTCTAGCATGCAaagaatatatatgtatattttgttatttaagCACTTTGAAACCGATAGGTTTATTATGCTACAACAAATCCATAAATATTCAAGATATGTAAAGGTAACGATACAGTAAGTTACAATGTATTACAAATTTGGCAATTAACGATGAACCTATCAGTAATTTTAACAAGTGTGAGATCTATTtcgcaaaaaatattttccggaaaattttgCCATCTCTTGTCACGTGCTATTTATTGATCGAGAACTGGCGTTTAGGAAAATGCCCTGGATTTTCCCACTTGATGactgaaattatttgattgcAGTCCAAGTATCATAATACCAGTGTGGAAGGAGCCCCTTCCCGGGTGGACGGACAATATCAACGGGCCAACAGGACTTCTAATTGGCGCAGGAAAAGGCGTAATAAGAACCATGTATTGCGATGAGCGCGGTTACGCTGACTATCTTCCTGTTGACATAGCAGTCAATGCCATACTAGGTGTATCATGGAACTTCATACACACCAAAGACGACAGAAGAGTCTACAATTTAACGAGTAGCCACGAGTTCAAAGTCTCTTGGAGAGAGATTATTGAGCGCGGTCGTAAAATAACGGAAAAGGTTCCGCTGAATGGTGTTGTGTGGTATCCCGGTGGTAGCATGAAGAAATCACGCTTTATTCACAATATATgcgttttatttttccacatgATACCGGCTTATTTCATCGACACTCTGATATTTCTAGCTGGCCATAAACCCATGTAAGTTGCTGTCATAAAGGGGGTATTGCTGACATCATTGCGGGATAAGTCTATTTGAAGTCTctcgttttatttattatgtcCGAAAtaatttcgaggaaaaaaaataatcttatggataattttattgatttcaattttatatgaACATTCATTCCATAAGAATTTCACAACTTCCTTccggtttatttatttttaattttaaaaaatgaaatggaaaagcAAGAAataggaaattgaaaaatcgacataatctcatttttccagaaaattattttcatttggacTTTTTCTAtaggaaaaattcagaaattctcgtttttaaaatattttcgaattttcactttaagtttataaaaatttcattgaaatttcaatatttgttGGGAGGGCAATACAGATggaatataatttattaattaattttgtcaatCGGGACGATCCgttatcaataattcattcttCATCCCGCCAGTGAAAAAGATTTTCGTTTTCTTCATGGAATGctaatcaatgatttttcatttagcaTGTGCCGAGTACATCGAAGAATCAACAAGGGTTTCGAGGTGTTCGAGTACTACGCCAACAATCAATGGGACTTCGAGAATCACAGCATCGAAGTTGTTAgagataattttaatgaaagagAGCGCAAGAGTTACCAGCTCAACGGTGACGATATGGATTTGGATGCCTACTTCGAGGCTTGCATCCGAGCAGCACGAATCTATATCCTCAATGAACCACCCGAGACAATACCAGCTGCACGAAGGCATATGCGAGTGTGAGTAGTcgatttcttcttttttattcgctTTATAATTGGTTCTATGCGTGAAAAATTTGTGTGATTAATATTGATAGTAATAATGGACTAGTgagttgaataattaatatcaaatACACCTGCGAAAATTTTCCTGAAGAGATCATTTGCATAACAAGAGAGACATTGCAAAAACTCCTCAACAGCCGGAACTGAAGGAATGATTAATCGTTATGCAACACCACTAATGACcaacttcgatgatttttttcaggatGTACTGGGTGGACGTGTTCACGAAGTTTATGTTCTTCGTCCTTCTGATCTATATGCTCTGCAGCTGGAGTGACAGTTTCAGAGCATTTCTGATCGGTGGCTGGACAGTCGTTGCCAACGCCGTCGACGTTTAAAGTTACAAAAAAATGTAGCACATTTCCTATTTTCTACTGTTATTACTGTAACTTTTATCATCATTACCGACTcattgtaattaaaataaaatgaatgaatatctAAATGACCTGGACGATACCATTTTTCAAAGTAATTGATTTCCcttattttgtaattattttccgAAATTGCTCGTTCTTTTGAATtattagaaattaaaaaataaaaactaatacCACATAAGGTGGCATTAATTAACATgtcaacaaataaattataaccCATTCAAGAAGAAGTCGACATGagctttgaaaaataataaaatgttcgTAAGGTATTGAAATAACAAACTTATTGTTTTGTCAAACGCaagtagtttttattttcattttttttttcgttccaaaAGTGGTCAATGATCTTAAACAGACTCTTGTACTGGTGGTTCGTATCCTTCGGGTCTGTCTACCTTGGAGCCAGCTTCACCAGGCTCACCACTCTTGCCACCTCCATCGCCGTGCAACTCAAGAAGTTTGCTCAGTTCGAAACGTGGCTTCTTGAGTACCTTGACCTTGCGGATATAGACGTCATGGAGGGGGTAGATACCCTGGCATGCCTTCTCAATGTCCTTAGCGATGGCGTCAGGGAGGAGTTTGCTGACAACACCCTTCAGGTCACTCTTGGCGATGTCATCAGTGATAGTGGAGACCATCTTCCTTCTGATGTTGCGCACCTGGTGAATTAATCGCTCGGTTAATCAGAAATATTGTTTACTGAACATGACAAGAGAATTAATTGTCAAATATGTTTTGTTTATACTTTAAgaatattgttattatttttgttgctCCGCATAATTTCACCTTTTCTTAAGATTATTCGAGAAGGCGTGGTAAGAATTGGGCCTTATTATGTGCAATTCAGttagatattcataaaattgtgatttaaaaatatcaacgaaCATGAATTGCACTGGGATTTCttcaatattaataattttacaatGAATGTACCTGGGAATGTTGGGCGTAGCACGTTTTCCTCGTGCTAAGCTGATCCTTGTTGGTGAAACCAATGCAGAATACCCTGAGGAGATACCCATCAGTGGTTTTAACATCGACATTAGCCTCGATCAGTGTCTGCCACTTCTTGACCATTGAACGCAGTTTGTCAGTGGTCAGGTCCATGCCGTGGAAGTTGGTGAGAACCGAGCGGTTCTGCACGTCCTCAGCAATGAGCCTGAATTTACGGAAGGACCTCTCAGCATCGTGATCGTTCTGGAGATCAGCCAGAGACACTTCGAATACACGTCCCTTGAGACCCTCAGAGGCAATCTCTGAAAATTAGCAATaatagatgaataaaaaaaattcactattcatgttttattttatcgcAACAATAGtccatcaaaaaattatataataaattatataatataaaatataatttttgaagtaaattggaaaaaaattatcaaaaggcAAGCATGAAAATGGCGGACGAAttggtaaaaattattagTGTTTCAACGGTGAATTCAGTCGTTACTTTAGTCACAGTAACGCTGTGGTACCTAATTGAATTTATCTCGCAACCATAAACGTCACAGAAACGATATGTCTAGTTCCTGTGAAGCTGGAGTTGCCTCgttattcaatggaaaatgtaAAAGTGCACTTACTGGTTCCCTGGGTCCTGTTTACAAGGGTCTTGCCCACCTGTCGGGTGGTGAACATTGACGGTGCTTTGACATCGTACCAGTCTTTACGGGTGAAAGGGTcaacactgaaaattaataataattgtttaattacaaTGAGCCCAGCCAGAAGGTAATGACTCgttcgtatttttttctttgtaaaCTGATGTTAAATTCATTCTATTAAAATTCTAGTAAATAATACTATTAAAACCATACGAATTGATCttgttaatttttgaaataaatatttcatgaaaaagtgAATTATTTCCAGACTGCTGTTCTTTTTCCCATAATTCAgcaaaatttaatggaattttttcagatAACGGGTAacatttaacaattaaagttCCCCTTAAAATCGAGCCCTAGGACTCATGATCACTAGTGAAACACACAAAATTTATCTTAATAGAATAGTTGTGGGCTGGAGTAAGGCCCTCGTCATTCACAaaatgaaatatgaaaaatgtagATAACGAATCAAAAAATCCCCTCCAAAGTTGTATAATTTTGCTCGAACGTTTACAAATAAACCTTTTTATGTCTGGAAAAAATCGAACTAGACTCCACCGAAAGACTTAGCAATTTCCGTCAAATGTTTTCATACGAGTATAACCTCAAAATTTCCATCAATAATTTGTCAACCCCAACAATGAAATTACCcctaaaaattgagaaatcaaaCTACTCCAGACGAATCATCATCCAAATAATCTAATAAGCCCGAAAACTTCTGGCTTCACGAAAATGCTGGCGACTGACGGCATGTCGACCTGTCGGAGGACAAGACGGCTTCGCCGTAATCCACTTTCATCGTAAACATCACAAATATTAGATTTTCGAATTGAGGATTTTCCATCGCAGTTTTAAACCCTGATTACGtcagtaataatattaattcacTTACATCTTCTTTTTAACTCCCTTTTTGCCACCTTTCGACAGCCCCTTATTTTTGCCCACCGCCATGATTAAGTTAACGCACGGAAAGAGGTTCACTTCAGTCCAAAACGGAAGTCCCTGAAATTGTTAGTTCGCCGACTGTCCGTTGGGGGACGAGACTCTCGACGATGATTGGTCGATAGAACGGAAATTCCCCCCAGTGCCACAGTTGTGCGATTTTTGGTAGGAGTCAAGGGGGAGATGAACACCAATATaaatattctttatttttgtGGGTCAGATGTAACAATATCTCGCTTTTTCGCTCGCTAATTGAGCTGGATCAACAGTCAATCATGACAATATGAGTTGAGTGTGGAGTTATTAATTGAATCGAAGGACAGGCGAATTAATTACGTTTCGAGAGGATTAGCCGAGGTATCGGTGAACCAACCTCTGAGTATCTCTGGAGTAAAATCATGAATCTCCAGACACTTTTCCAAGATTTCAATCCAAGGTAATTTATTGTCCATTGATTTGTGCTTGATTTAGCCTGCAATGATCGTTTTTCATGTTTCAATTGGTGACGATGGTGAAGTCGAGGTTCATATTGGGATTTTAGGTCTGGGGGAATTGTTACAGGTG
This genomic stretch from Diachasmimorpha longicaudata isolate KC_UGA_2023 chromosome 6, iyDiaLong2, whole genome shotgun sequence harbors:
- the LOC135163471 gene encoding putative fatty acyl-CoA reductase CG5065, which translates into the protein MTEPNMENLPDRIADMYENTEILITGGTGFLGKVIVEKFLRCIPNVGKIHILVRPKKGKDPKNRLEEIFNSPLFEKVRNLRGLPALHKTVCVVNGDVALPGLGLSPEDRQILCEKISIVYHGAATVRFDEGLKRAVLLNTRGTKQMLELAKDMKHLKLFAHISTAYCHLEEKVLQEKPYPPPADPHKIIKCVEWMEDDVVEAMTDKILGKLPNTYAFTKALSEGLVEEAMADIPAIILRPSIIIPVWKEPLPGWTDNINGPTGLLIGAGKGVIRTMYCDERGYADYLPVDIAVNAILGVSWNFIHTKDDRRVYNLTSSHEFKVSWREIIERGRKITEKVPLNGVVWYPGGSMKKSRFIHNICVLFFHMIPAYFIDTLIFLAGHKPIMCRVHRRINKGFEVFEYYANNQWDFENHSIEVVRDNFNERERKSYQLNGDDMDLDAYFEACIRAARIYILNEPPETIPAARRHMRVMYWVDVFTKFMFFVLLIYMLCSWSDSFRAFLIGGWTVVANAVDV
- the LOC135163481 gene encoding small ribosomal subunit protein eS1, with product MAVGKNKGLSKGGKKGVKKKIVDPFTRKDWYDVKAPSMFTTRQVGKTLVNRTQGTKIASEGLKGRVFEVSLADLQNDHDAERSFRKFRLIAEDVQNRSVLTNFHGMDLTTDKLRSMVKKWQTLIEANVDVKTTDGYLLRVFCIGFTNKDQLSTRKTCYAQHSQVRNIRRKMVSTITDDIAKSDLKGVVSKLLPDAIAKDIEKACQGIYPLHDVYIRKVKVLKKPRFELSKLLELHGDGGGKSGEPGEAGSKVDRPEGYEPPVQESV